The window GGCCGGGAACCCGGACGGGTGCTGTCTTTGCGGATGCATGGTGGAAAGTTTTGTCACAGAAAATGACTGATAAAAAGCACAAGAGTGAAATGTTTACATtcaatgctaagctagctggtgGCTAGCGGTGGGCAACGCGAGGCCTGACCCATTTTGGAGCCCAAATATTTAGAATTCCCTTCCTCCCCGCATCAAGTCGACTCCGGGTGAGCAAAAGCTCTTTCCCCGGCCATCGGGGTGCAAATGAAGCCGGGAGATGCCGCCCGAACAGCTCCGATTGCAAACCCAGCCAAAAAATACAAGCACAAAACCCGGCTGCTTTTCTACAGTTTTGATACGAGAAAAGCTTCACATTGACGTACATACCTCCGACCCGGTACATGTTGGCCGCCATTTCTGCCCTCCCGGAGTGTTAGCGTAAAACATCCACTAAGAAATCAtaagaataaattaataaaaactatATATCTAGTAAAAAGAGATTCCGGATGCGTGCACCGGATCGGAGGGGGGTGCTTGTTTTTCGTGATTGTTGATTTGTgtggggatttttttgtcaattgaaCCCCCCTTCCTAGTGTTCACACAGTAGCCCTCAGTCACAATACAGTGGCtacccgaaaaaaaaaaacagtcatgacGTCAGAATGTACCGCGCAAGCGCACTGGCTCGTGTACCTACATAAACATAACAATCAGTTGTAGacgtaataacaataaaattgtATCTCTTATTCATACTTTAGTTTTCCGATCAAAAGTACTTTCCTGATAATAAATGTAATTGAGAATTGGATTTTTTCCCAACCAAGTGTTTAACAGTCCCATTGCCCcagttcaaactttttttcctttgacatGTGAGCAGAAAAAATGAAACTGATTTAACCTAATTTAACAGTAGTTTGATagtttgtttgaaaatgttcttCGACTGATTTGAGGGGAATTCCCAGGCTGCTTTGTGTTTGTTGGTTGcattctgttgatttgggggcatTTACAGGTTATTTCTTTTTGGTTTTAGAGTTTGAAATAAGCAATGTCACcatgaaaaggaaaaactaaaataaaagcatttgattCTGTACAGACTTATAAAGTTACTTTCTGGCTGACCAGATCGGACTTCTTTAGTGGGCAGCATCCAGCCCAGGGGCCATATATTGGACACCTTTATGTATACGCTATATATAATTAATAACTAATATTGTTATGATTAATATCGCCTTTTTTCATCTGTGGGTGTTTTCATTGATATCTGCCGACCTCAATTACGAAAGATGACTTTAGAAGTGTGCATGCCTCGAGTTACGATAGAATCTCTAGGCATAGGCTCAAATGATGGGATTGGCTCGCTCATCGGCCCGActggggagggagagggagtcCTCTCCGGGGATGTGGGGGAGAAGAACAGAGCTACAGGGAACAACAACCAAAGGGACTGAGCGACCGACCAACCGACCCACTCGGAGCCCAACCACGCCCCGGGAGGAGGACAGAATCAACGGCAACACGGGGAGGAAGGCTCACCCGGTCGGTAGGTGTCCCGGCTCACCCCCTCTCCCCGATGGAAGCAGCCGAGGGTCTCTGAAAGGACGTCGGAATCATGAAGTTCGGGAAGAGCATTTGCGTGCTTAACGTCGGGGGGACGCGCTACGCTTTCACCCGAGACGTGATCCGGGATTTCCCCCTTAGGCGCGTCAGCCGCCTCCACGCGTGCGCCTCCGAGAAGGAAGTCCTGGAGCTGTGCGATGACTACGACCGTGAGCGCAATGAGTTTTTCTTCGACCGCCACGCACAGGCGTTTGTCTTTATCATGCTCTACGTGCGCTCCGGGAAATTGCGCTTCGTCCCCGGCGTCTGCGAACTGTCCTTCTACACCGAGATGCTCTACTGGGGCTTGGAAAGTGCGCACTTGGACTCTTGTTGCCAGAAGCGCCTGGATGAGCGACTTTCTGAGGTCGGCCTGTCTGAGGGTGGGCTGTCGGAGGATGATGTTGGAAGGGAGGACACCCGGAGTCCAGCTCGGGGAGAAACCCTGGAGGAGGCGCAGCTCACCCGGCGCGCAAAGTGGCTGGAGAAGGCGCGCAGGGCGTTCGAGGAGCCCAATTCGTCCATCGTGGCGCAGCTTCTGGCCACTGTGTCGATTGTATTTGTCATCGTGTCCATGGTCATGCTATGTGCCAGCACGTTGCCAGACTGGGACACTGCCAAAAGGAACACCGTGGATGAGCAcaggtagtatttttttttcctttggggTCTCTTCATCTATTGTTAGTGGCCATGTATTAACCCACCTATCAAATTTGATGTAAGGAATAATGTACGGCCCACTAATTGTCAACAATAACAGGATTCCTATATTGATGACAATGTATGTCATTGATGGCGATGGATGTCCTAGTTATACATGGTtttattcatgtaaaaaaaagtatatcacATAATTCAAAGACTGTACATTTACAGTGCATGGCAAGAATTGTTTATAAAAGTGATTAACTTCTTTAACTTCTTATTAAACCTTTGCCATCagccaatttatttatttaagttttcTATCCCTTGTGGGTATAAGTGGCATGgcatgaaagatgaatgaatgttttaaaatgtattttctttacttGGCAGCATCTCCTGtaattgtgttttgttgtttggCTGGTAATtgccctttttaatcaatggcCTAATTACGTGCCAGGAAACGTGTGGCACTTCACCCCCTTTCTCTTCAAATCCCAATCATTTTCTTGTCCTTCAACTCTACAGGACGTCGGTCCACTTCCCAATATGGTGTAATTAGTCTGATTGTGGGATAATGTGTTCTCATTTCCTGTTGACAGGATAGTAGAAGCTGTCTGCATCGGCTGGTTCACCGCCGAGTGCATCGTGCGCTTCTTGGTGGCCCGGGACAAGTGGGCCTTCCTGCGGCGGCCACTTAACATCATTGACGTGGTCGCCATCACGCCGTACTACGTCACTATGGCGATGGCCCGCGCCGGGATGCCGGGCGCCGGCTTGGGAGTGGCGGGTGTATTCCTGCGCGTGCTCCGGATGATGCGAGTGTTCTGGTTGATGAAGCTAGCCCGCCACTTCCTGGGTCTGCAGACCCTGGGCCTGACGTTACGCCGCTGCTACCGAGAAATGGTGATGCTGATGGTGTTTGTTTGCGTCGCCATGGCGATCTACAGCGCCCTGGCACAGCTATTGGAACATGGATTGGATTTGGGCACACGCAACCATGACTATGCTAGCATCCCCGCCGCCGCTTGGTGGGTCATCATCTCTATGACGACGGTGGGATACGGGGACATGTACCCCATTACCGTTGGGGGGCGAGTTCTCGGGGGGATGTGCGTGGTCAGCGGGATCGTCCTGCTAGCGCTGCCAATCACGTTTATATACCACAGTTTTGTACAGTGCTATCATGAACTCAGACTGCGATCGGCCAGGTATGCCCGCAGTCTCTCGACAGATGTGTTGCAGTAACTATTTTTCCTTGGACAGCTAGTCATTTCTTCACATGggctgtcattgacggcaatagacggcAAATCAATTTGGATGGAAGTCTGCGAGGATCTGATCACCTTATCACTGTCATTCGATCTCTGTCAGCATtcccagtcaaaacggattAGATGTCTCTTGCTGTCAATGGGAGGGAAAGAATTAGCGTTATGTCACCTTCTCTCCCTccataatagtaataaaaggAATATAAGTAGTAATAATACACAATGAAAAGCTACCACAGTACAATTTAGATATGTTTTGAAATTGAACTCTTTGGGAAACAAGATTGCCAAAATTAAAGACTGAAATGTATAGTTAAATTACCCAGTGAATGTGCCATTACATCTCTTATTCAGCTATATCACCCAATTGAACAAGGTAAATGTCAAGGACATTTATTTTGTGAGATCTGCTCATTAAACTGTGTGATATTTTGCTACAATTGTGACTAACACTTTTTACTATTTGCATACTATTTATACATTACATTTACCCATACTAAACTTGTGCAACGTTCTGTATGATTCACCTCAAATCATTATCTTCAACTCAAAAGCTGTACTGATCTCAAACCCAAAAGGGATCTACAGGAATCTAATATTTGACGTATACGTATATGTCGACGGCAGTGGGCGAGTGCCTCCTTTGTTTCCCCGCACAttcgaaaaaaaaattcataccAGGTCTTATGAAAGCATATTTCCAAATGGCCTCACATAGTGTGAACGGACCCCTCCAGAAGCTCACAAATCATTATTTATTAAAGGCAGGACCAATCTGGATGTCCCTGCGGATAGTTGTTTACACTGCATCGTCATGGTTACAGCACATGAGTCGTGGCCTTCAGCCATTCAATTTGTCTGCGGGTGTGTACAAAAGTGATTTCTGACCTAGTTGCATGTAAAATGTATAGAGGTGAGCATACATGGAGGCAACACACatataaaaaagaatgaatatatatatatatatatatatatatatatatatatatatatatatatatatatatatatatatatatatatatatatatatatatacacacacacacatattttgTGTCAAGAATGGAATAAGGTGATATAAAATGACtgatgtaaataataaaaacaggaCAAGTCAGATGGAAAATGTGAagtgaaaattaaaaacaaaaagaatagaTGAGTGTGTCTGCAGTTTTATTCTCCCTTTGTGTAAGGAAatcatttttgctatttttcatcTCCATGGAAACCGAGTTCTCCACTGTGTCAGTGATCAAAGTGGTTGATTTTTGGATGTAGACAAGCAAATAGGCATCACACGTGCCATCATTGCAGGGTGAAAGCAAAATGACCTCAAAAGCGTGTGACACGGACagtagtagacgtccaatccatttgaactcgaTTATTGGCTGCTCTGCCAGttcaaataatataatattgaaaaaaattgattttgaacTGCTCCAGAAAATGAACTGTACACTGCACAATGGTGTGGCCGTTATATTGTGGTTTGTGTTGTATTGATGGCTTTGGTAATAGTAATAGATGGCTATAGTTCCTAAGTTTGttggacattttaatatttatttaagagCTAATTTATTTTAGTAGTGTCATGGAGAAACTTTTGGTAAATTTgttgcactttaaaaaatatgttaagcaAATTATCAGATACATTCTGATTCTTTGTCGTTCCGTGTCCAAGAACttttaaaatagtgtttttacaAACTTTACCATATATTTACTGAAAAAACAAAGTTTCTATTGCTTTCATATTTTGTGGTACTAGTTTTTAGTGAGACCAACAATATATAATAGAAACAATGATAATATAAATGGCGTTGTATTGTCTTGTAAGTAaaacattattgattattattatatttattattcttattattaattATGAGGCTTAGTTTTATTCGGCTATCCTATAAGAAAACCGAGGTTGAGTCAGCTGACTGTGACGTCATTTTCCCTCGACACGCAGAGGAGGAAGACCTTTTCGCCGGCGACTCTGTTGAGAAGTGCGCGTCCGCCCCTACTCGCAAGAACAACAATGTACTACAAATTCAGCGGTATCACGCAAAAGCTGGCGGGGTCTTCTCCATCGACGGCTTATGCCCCCCAGGTGAGTTTTTAGGTTGACGTGTGAGTCCAAAGACCGGCTGTCATGGTAGGCGATGACCTTCATGGCGATGTACTTGTTTGCGACCCTGCCTGCATGAAATGTCACCTTTTCGACAAGCAATGTTTAAGATAGTTTACCAATTCACCCCTCTTTTGCGTTCAAATCTGCTCTTTGAGATTTATCTCCCAAAACGTATCTAATATTTCTATCTGGCAAAAGCCACCGATTAACCTTTTACATGTCCAATCATTTCTATCTAAGTTATCACATCATGGTTTTCTTTGGTGGGACCAGCCAGATGTGTTCTGTCATATCTGACCTTTTGATAAGACTTATCGCCTGTCTGTATTTCCCCTTTTTATAAACTATAAGGATGCTATTTAAATTTGTGGTGCATTACAGATGAACATCAGTCATCGGCCgccattgacgtcaatagacgtccaatctgtatTAACTAGAACAGACTGACAGTGACTCAGTGCTTTcagctctcccagtcaaaagggattggacatcACCCGCTGCCCATGgcaataaaacacttttttttatttaaaagaaaattattacAGGAGTAATTGATCAAGTCCAAATATTAGCTACATTATTTATCTGATTTTATAAAATTCACTTTAGTTGTTGCATCAAATACATATACCTTTGTATTTTGTTGACTAGATTTACTGAAGAATAACATTTGCCTGGAACAATAGGGGGTCTTCTTTTCTGCAGGTGAACTGGAGGTCTACCCATCATGACGTCTGTGAAGTTGTTGCATCTTGGCACCTTCATTTTATCGCCATTTCACCCTGTAATTAGCACCTTTGCAGGCATGTCATGTGACGACACGATAATTTCAGAATTGCCCATGCACAGAGGGCCTAAATTGGATATAAACAAGATGAAAGCTCATGCTATTTCTAGTTTAttggtctaaaaaaataaagcagatgAGTGACTACTATTGCAGTTTTTAAGATAATTCCCCTGCTGAATTGCCATTTTTGAATCCACTTTCATGTGTACATGTTAGAATGCCATATTTAATTCCCCTGCTTATACGCCATCTGGTTTTTACACCCACATAAATCGGTCATGTCCCCAGGCTAAAATGGTTTCGATTCAATTTTAGTCCAGCAACAGACATTAAAAAGTCGTTTCAAACCCCTTCCTTCAACAATTTTTCATAGTAAGTTTTGTAAATTTTACTATGCGTTATATGTTATTGATGGGGACAGTAGAAcgctcatttaaaatgtattggactTGTGGGacagtcaatggcactaaaatatTAGCATTTCCAGCCAATCAAACCAGTTTAAACGAATGGGAGATCTACCATTGTCAATGGtttgcaataaaataaataatatgaaatttaaaaaaaatctattttgcaGGGTTTGAGGGCAATCACCCCGGCCGAATCGTCTCCATTGATCTTTGCCTCCCCCACGAAAGTGGTCTCAGAAGCCAAGCCCGGTATGGAGTACGTGGGGGCCAATAAAGTACCTGATCTCCAGAGGATGTTCCAGGTAATCATACTGTGCAGCCAATACTGCAAGAATTATTCTCAAAGCCCAGAAACATTTTATTCTCTCCCATTTTAGACGTCAGACGGCATCCCCATTCACCTGAAGAGAGGCTACCCCGACCGGTTACTTTACCGCACCACCATGGCCCTAACCGTAGGGGGCGCACTCTACTGCCTGGTGGCCCTCTACATGGCCGCCCAGCCTAGAAAGTGACCGACGCCAACCCATTCGATTCTCACTAGACACTTTCTTTGGCAATGTTTCCCATCAAGCTGCTTGAATATCTTCAAGTATTTCCCAGCAAAACAACAAAGATTATCTTGACCTGTCGCCAATTTCTATGTGAATCCATCAATGAGCCTCTGTTTCTTTACTGTTTGgaaatttaaaccaaaaaaaaatgacagtactcTCGCATAAACAGAACATAATGTCTAGTTTTCTTTTGTATGGAAAGtatatttaattgaataaatTCTAGGTGAAAACAAAGCTGCTTGTCATGTCTAAGCTTCTTTCAGGGTTGACCtgaaaaaagcttttaaattcataacaACAGTTAGTCTCTGATAAATTAACTTAGCAGCTCAGTCCTCAGTAAACAACACCTGTGTGTGGTAAATGTCACTTCTTATCTATGCACTTGCATTTTCTGCCACTGGTCAATAGATTAGATTTTCCAGCAGCTAGCTTCAAGTAAAGTAAAGGGGAACATGTCTCCTTTACTATGTTAAATAAAAGCTAATGTGAGTCATTATACGACGCTCTAAACTGAGTTTGTGTCTACAATATGCAGGCAGGGAAGATTTCATGTCAAAGGTTAAagttatgcatgtttttttttctggaggatacttatctcattttctaaaccgctttatcctcattagggttgcgtggggtgctgtagcctatcccagatgactctgggtacccggaggaaacccacaaaggccttAACTGTTAATCATATAACTGTGTCTTTTCAAATGTACTACAGAAAGTCAAAATGAAAACCAAATTTGGACAGGAAAAGTGTGAGAAGACACCAAGCGACCAGTTTTGATTTGTCTTCATCTCATCAGTTTCACCCATCCTCCATTTTGTAAGGCTCTCACGTCATACTTCCTCCCCACTCCTCACACCTCATTGTCTGGCCGGGCCCACCGTTTGGTTGCATTGGTCGTGTATGCTATACTCCCCCCGGCTTCATTAACAGTCGGAGTGTCGTGTTACTGCACGGCAAACAGCTTGTCGTGCGGGGCTCCTGTCCTGCCATAACAAAAGGAGTCATTGTTATATAGTGCTCGAGTGGGTTTTGGAGATGCAAGAGGGTTCATGGAGATAATGCCGTGTTGTAGAAAGACAATAATGTAGCAAATATTGTGTTGGTCGGAGTCTAAAATGAGCACT is drawn from Stigmatopora nigra isolate UIUO_SnigA chromosome 18, RoL_Snig_1.1, whole genome shotgun sequence and contains these coding sequences:
- the kcng3 gene encoding voltage-gated potassium channel regulatory subunit KCNG3, with the translated sequence MKFGKSICVLNVGGTRYAFTRDVIRDFPLRRVSRLHACASEKEVLELCDDYDRERNEFFFDRHAQAFVFIMLYVRSGKLRFVPGVCELSFYTEMLYWGLESAHLDSCCQKRLDERLSEVGLSEGGLSEDDVGREDTRSPARGETLEEAQLTRRAKWLEKARRAFEEPNSSIVAQLLATVSIVFVIVSMVMLCASTLPDWDTAKRNTVDEHRIVEAVCIGWFTAECIVRFLVARDKWAFLRRPLNIIDVVAITPYYVTMAMARAGMPGAGLGVAGVFLRVLRMMRVFWLMKLARHFLGLQTLGLTLRRCYREMVMLMVFVCVAMAIYSALAQLLEHGLDLGTRNHDYASIPAAAWWVIISMTTVGYGDMYPITVGGRVLGGMCVVSGIVLLALPITFIYHSFVQCYHELRLRSARYARSLSTDVLQ
- the cox7a2l gene encoding cytochrome c oxidase subunit 7A2-like, mitochondrial, with amino-acid sequence MYYKFSGITQKLAGSSPSTAYAPQGLRAITPAESSPLIFASPTKVVSEAKPGMEYVGANKVPDLQRMFQTSDGIPIHLKRGYPDRLLYRTTMALTVGGALYCLVALYMAAQPRK